A stretch of Lathyrus oleraceus cultivar Zhongwan6 chromosome 6, CAAS_Psat_ZW6_1.0, whole genome shotgun sequence DNA encodes these proteins:
- the LOC127097335 gene encoding pentatricopeptide repeat-containing protein At2g13600, which translates to MCYMQISQKFYEAFKHCSFSLKSPHVARKLHAQLILSGLDSSLFLLNNLLHMYSNCGLTHDAFQVFQETNHRNIFTWNTMIRAFVNSGRINEADKLFDEMPVRVKDSVSWTTMISGYIQNGFHERGVETFNLMLRESNGRDQNYAPFSFTSVMKACGLLGDSRLALQLHGLVIKFGFGMETCIQNSLVGMYVKCGDVGLAETVFFDIERPSLFCWNSMIYGYSQMYGPYKALQIFNRMPEHDEVSWNTLISIFSQHGFGVDCLAMFVEMCNQGFSPNYMTYGSVLSACASISDLKWGAHLHARILRTEHSLDLVLGNGLIDMYAKCGCLGLAKCVFNSLKDRDHVSWNSLITGVAQFGLDEDALILFNQMRQSSVVLDEFILPTVLGVCSGQNYAATGELLHGYTIKSGMDSSAPVGNAVITMYAKCGDTNKANLVFRLMPLRNTISWTAMITAFSRSGDIGKAREYFDMMPERNIVSWNSMLSTYVQNGFSEEGLKLYVLMRSNRVQPDWITFTTSIRACADLAIVKLGMQVVTHAMKFGLTSNISVANSIITMYSRCGQIEEAKNTFDSIDTKDLISWNAMLAAFAQNGLGRKVIETFEDMLKSKCKPNHISYVSVLSGCSHMGLVVEGIHYFDSMTLVFGISPTNEHFACMVDLLGRAGLLEQAKNLIEGMPFKPNATVWSALLGACRIHHDLRLAETAAKNLMELDVEDSGGYVLLANIYGESGELENVADMRKLIKAKGIRKSPGCSWIEVDNRVNVFTVDETSHPQIQEVHIKLGEMMKKIEDTGKYISVDSSVHRSRKYHSEKLAFAFGLLNLPSWMPIRVMKNLRVCDDCHLVIKLMSLVTSRELIMRDGYRFHHFKDGFCSCRDYW; encoded by the coding sequence ATGTGTTACATGCAAATATCTCAGAAGTTCTACGAAGCATTCAAGCATTGTAGCTTCTCCCTCAAATCTCCACACGTTGCTCGCAAGCTTCATGCTCAACTCATACTCTCCGGTTTAGACTCTTCCCTTTTCTTACTCAACAATCTACTTCACATGTACTCCAACTGTGGCTTAACACACGACGCTTTTCAAGTTTTTCAAGAGACCAATCATCGTAATATCTTTACTTGGAACACAATGATTCGTGCTTTTGTTAATTCCGGTCGAATTAATGAAGCAGATAAACTGTTCGATGAAATGCCTGTGAGGGTTAAAGACTCTGTTTCTTGGACAACTATGATATCGGGTTATATTCAAAATGGTTTTCATGAACGAGGTGTTGAGACTTTTAACTTAATGCTTAGGGAATCGAATGGTCGCGATCAAAATTATGCCCCCTTTTCGTTTACTAGTGTAATGAAAGCTTGTGGTTTACTTGGAGACTCTCGATTGGCTCTTCAGTTACATGGTTTGGTCATTAAGTTTGGTTTTGGAATGGAAACTTGCATTCAGAACTCGCTTGTTGGTATGTATGTTAAGTGTGGAGATGTTGGTTTGGCGGAGACAGTTTTCTTTGACATTGAAAGACCAAGTTTGTTTTGTTGGAATAGTATGATTTATGGTTATTCTCAAATGTATGGACCTTATAAGGCTCTACAGATATTCAACCGAATGCCTGAGCATGACGAGGTTTCTTGGAACACGCTGATCTCGATTTTCTCTCAACATGGTTTTGGGGTTGATTGTCTTGCCATGTTTGTAGAGATGTGTAATCAAGGTTTTAGTCCCAATTATATGACTTATGGAAGTGTACTCAGTGCTTGTGCCAGCATTTCTGATTTGAAATGGGGTGCTCATTTGCATGCTAGGATTCTTCGCACGGAACATAGCTTGGATTTGGTTTTGGGTAATGGTCTTATAGATATGTATGCTAAATGTGGATGCTTAGGATTGGCTAAGTGTGTGTTTAACAGTTTAAAGGATCGCGATCATGTTTCTTGGAATTCTTTGATCACTGGTGTGGCACAATTCGGCCTCGATGAAGATGCTTTGATATTATTTAACCAAATGAGACAGAGTTCTGTGGTGTTGGATGAATTTATTCTTCCTACCGTGCTTGGGGTTTGTTCGGGTCAAAATTATGCCGCTACAGGAGAATTACTCCACGGATATACAATCAAAAGTGGGATGGATTCCTCTGCTCCCGTGGGGAATGCAGTCATAACAATGTACGCAAAATGTGGAGATACCAACAAAGCTAATCTTGTGTTTAGATTAATGCCACTTAGAAATACCATATCGTGGACCGCCATGATCACTGCATTCTCTCGGAGTGGAGACATTGGCAAAGCCCGAGAATATTTTGATATGATGCCTGAGAGGAACATCGTTAGTTGGAACTCCATGTTAAGCACATATGTTCAAAATGGCTTCTCTGAAGAAGGTCTCAAGCTGTATGTTTTGATGAGGAGCAATAGAGTCCAGCCAGATTGGATCACTTTTACAACTTCAATCCGGGCCTGTGCTGACTTAGCTATAGTCAAACTTGGGATGCAAGTTGTTACTCATGCTATGAAGTTTGGACTCACTTCGAACATTTCAGTTGCAAATAGTATCATTACTATGTATTCAAGATGTGGACAAATTGAAGAAGCCAAGAATACTTTCGACTCAATAGATACCAAAGACCTGATTTCCTGGAATGCTATGCTTGCAGCATTTGCTCAAAACGGTTTAGGTAGGAAAGTGATTGAAACTTTTGAGGATATGTTAAAGTCGAAATGTAAACCCAATCATATAAGCTATGTTTCTGTTTTATCTGGTTGCAGCCACATGGGACTAGTAGTTGAAGGGATACATTACTTTGATTCTATGACTCTAGTTTTCGGCATTTCTCCGACAAATGAGCACTTTGCTTGTATGGTAGATCTGCTTGGACGGGCAGGGTTACTAGAGCAGGCAAAGAATTTGATAGAAGGAATGCCTTTTAAGCCAAACGCAACCGTTTGGAGCGCTCTACTAGGAGCCTGTCGAATCCATCATGATCTGAGACTAGCAGAAACTGCTGCAAAGAATTTGATGGAATTAGATGTTGAAGATTCTGGAGGTTATGTTCTTCTAGCAAATATATATGGTGAATCTGGAGAGTTAGAAAATGTTGCTGATATGAGGAAACTTATAAAAGCAAAAGGAATTCGAAAGAGTCCTGGTTGTAGCTGGATAGAGGTTGATAACAGAGTAAATGTTTTCACTGTAGATGAAACCAGTCATCCACAAATACAGGAAGTTCATATAAAACTGGGGGAGATGATGAAGAAGATAGAAGATACCGGAAAATATATTAGCGTAGACTCTTCTGTTCATAGAAGTCGTAAGTATCACAGTGAAAAGCTGGCTTTTGCTTTTGGGTTGCTTAATCTTCCATCTTGGATGCCAATACGTGTAATGAAGAATCTTCGTGTCTGCGATGATTGTCATTTGGTAATAAAGCTTATGTCTTTAGTCACCTCAAGGGAACTTATTATGAGAGATGGATATAGATTTCATCATTTTAAAGATGGGTTTTGCTCCTGTAGGGACTATTGGTAA